The Arthrobacter burdickii genomic interval GGTGCGGCGCAGGGCGGACAGACCGTCCGCGAGTTCGTGCACCTGGCGGTCGAGATCGGCGATGACGTCGTCGAGCTCCTCCACGCGGGAGGAGTCGCTGCTGAGTTCGAGCAGGCGCTTGATGGCGTCCTCCTGCCAGGCCAGCACCTCGTCGATCGTGGGAGCGTACTTCCGCACGAGGACGGAGAGCGCCGCACGCCGCGATTCGACTTCCTCGAGCCTGCCCGCGCCCTCGCTGTCGAGTGCCGTGCCGTACCCCGCCAGTTCGGCCGAGATGTCGGCCAGGAGGTAACCGACCTCGGCGAGTCGTTCGGCCAGCGCGCCCAGGTCGGCGTCGTGCTCGGCCACGGCCTCGAGCTGCCGTTTCGCCTCGTCGACCAGCGACACGGCGTCGGCACTGGCTCCGATGTCCTCGGAGACGAGCGCCTGATGGGCCACGAGGGCAGCTGTGCGCAGTTCCTCGAGGTTGCCGAGCCGCATCGACTCCGCCTTCAGCGCCACGTCCTCCCCGGGCTGCGGATCGAGATCCCCGATCTCGGTGAGCGCGGCTTCGAGGCCCTCGGCCTCACGCAGCCGTTCGCGGGCTTCGCTGCGCAGACGGTCGCGCTCGGCGAGGGCGTCGCGCCACTGGCGGAACGCATCCCCGTAGGCCCGGAGGGCTTCCTCGACAGGTTTGCCGCCGAACTTGTCGAGCGCCTGCCGCTGCGCGGGGGCGCCTTTCAGCCGCAACTGGTCCGACTGGCCGTGCACGACGACGAGTTCGTCACCCAGCTCGGCCAGGACACCGACGGGTGCGGCCCGGCCGCCGACGTAGGCGCGGCTTCGTCCCTCGCTCGTCACGGTCCGCGCGAGGATCAGTTCGGCGACGCCGTCGTACTCCTCCAGCACGGCCCCCGCCTCCGCGGCACGGAGGGCAGCCGGACTGTTCGGGTCCAGCCGGAGGACGGCCTCCGCCGACGCGGACTTCGCGTTCAGGCGGACGGCGCCGGCGTCGGAGCGGGCACCGCGCAGGAGCCCGAGCGCGGTGATGACCATGGTCTTGCCCGCGCCCGTCTCGCCGGTCACGACGGTCAGGCCGGGGCCGAGGTTGAGTGTGGCGTCGGTGATCACACCGAGGTCGCGGATGCGCATCTCCTCGATCATCGCTGTCCGTCCTGGTGCTTCACGGGGCCGCGCCACCCCTGGATCGGCAGCTCGAACTTCCGGACGAGGCGTTCCGAGAACGGTGTCTGGTGCGTGCGGGCGAGGCGCACGGGGTGCTCGGAGCGCCGCACTTCGACCCGGGCTCCGGGCGGGAGGTCGATGCTCCGTCGTCCGTCGCACCAGAGCACTCCCGCGGCTTCGGTGCGGGTCAGGAGTTCGACGGCGAGCACCGACGTCGGTGCCACGACCAGTGGCTTCGCGAACAGCGCGTGGGCGCTGATCGGGACCATGAGCAGCGCCTCCACCTCCGGCCACACGATGGGGCCGCTGGCGGAGAAGGCATA includes:
- the recN gene encoding DNA repair protein RecN, whose translation is MIEEMRIRDLGVITDATLNLGPGLTVVTGETGAGKTMVITALGLLRGARSDAGAVRLNAKSASAEAVLRLDPNSPAALRAAEAGAVLEEYDGVAELILARTVTSEGRSRAYVGGRAAPVGVLAELGDELVVVHGQSDQLRLKGAPAQRQALDKFGGKPVEEALRAYGDAFRQWRDALAERDRLRSEARERLREAEGLEAALTEIGDLDPQPGEDVALKAESMRLGNLEELRTAALVAHQALVSEDIGASADAVSLVDEAKRQLEAVAEHDADLGALAERLAEVGYLLADISAELAGYGTALDSEGAGRLEEVESRRAALSVLVRKYAPTIDEVLAWQEDAIKRLLELSSDSSRVEELDDVIADLDRQVHELADGLSALRRTAAESLAAKVSDELTALAMPDAQLLIDVTPAESLTAHGADDIAFTLQPHPGSAPRALGKGASGGELSRVMLAIEVVLAAVDPVPTFVFDEVDAGVGGKAAVEIGRRLAMLAEHVQVIVVTHLPQVAAFAARHIRVTKNVSRDGEGGGVTASDVEVLPDEERVRELARMLAGQEDSASARAHAEELLADAARTFAR